The following coding sequences are from one Leptolyngbya sp. NIES-3755 window:
- a CDS encoding OstA family protein (similar to AA sequence:cyanobase_aa:Cyan7425_2506) yields the protein MNSKPNQSRSFSQADADLLSRLSDLAKTIEPESIFQAELETKLLQAHRANSPTNRSKGANRMTVKFRGFDRRTSLVAGSCVALSIALMIPAFRSRQVTEWLSAMLNSTVASKVNAQTIASAQAAGQIIFRADATEYNEKTQKVRGIGNASFVYPEAQIQAKAEELQFVSTSDKISLLGNVQISQKGETLRGKQAICSLEQKQCTVTQK from the coding sequence ATGAATTCTAAACCCAATCAATCTCGTTCATTTTCTCAAGCAGATGCCGATCTGTTATCTCGTTTGAGCGATCTCGCAAAAACCATTGAGCCGGAGTCAATCTTCCAGGCTGAACTTGAAACTAAACTGCTACAAGCTCATCGTGCCAATTCACCCACGAATCGATCCAAAGGAGCCAATCGAATGACCGTTAAATTTCGTGGGTTCGATCGTCGCACTTCACTCGTTGCTGGGTCATGTGTTGCACTCTCAATTGCTTTGATGATTCCCGCCTTCAGGTCAAGGCAAGTTACGGAATGGCTCAGCGCAATGCTCAACTCGACCGTGGCATCAAAAGTAAATGCACAGACCATTGCTAGCGCACAGGCAGCAGGACAAATCATCTTTCGAGCAGATGCGACTGAGTATAATGAGAAGACTCAAAAGGTTCGGGGAATTGGCAACGCCTCTTTCGTGTATCCAGAAGCGCAAATTCAGGCAAAGGCTGAGGAGCTTCAGTTTGTCTCTACATCAGACAAAATTTCTCTCCTCGGTAACGTTCAAATTTCTCAGAAGGGAGAAACTTTACGAGGCAAACAAGCCATTTGTTCACTTGAGCAGAAGCAGTGTACCGTGACACAAAAGTAA
- a CDS encoding hypothetical protein (similar to AA sequence:cyanobase_aa:NIES39_J01580), translating to MNLSLDQNESKRRSHKSKLLLLVVGLIVGGSGWYTHTQLNQIQSSVVAVSLVPAMQGNVENSVTETGTIELGGQQVLRAPSEVTVEQVNVREGQRVRKGQALVVLRNRQAQEQFKEQLGENAKAELDLSRTRAKVTDAAQKLQEAKDDPDLARSREKVVEVQAQVRAAETRFKESQALLQKGFISATELQTDKTTLDTTKSTLRDTEIAAFKAQREHQNRVAAAQSALDDAQITLDKAEIDIQKGRERLEGLQRQLSDRLVTAPINGVVLRVNVRNGDGIRTESPILAIGDPNQETIRIQLTTLNAAKVQVNQPARVSLMGPQMQQFTGKVISLSPQATVPGAQFGDAAGIQPGQQAKVEAKIVLDKPSNTLIPGSSVSVEIITEQRQNVVFVPPEAVQRTEEPPFVWVKDQNRAKKQPIQIGLQGLQGIEVTQGLKSGDEVVIPQPNAQIQAGNLLNTNPQPVPSP from the coding sequence ATGAATCTCTCTCTTGATCAGAATGAGTCAAAACGTCGATCGCACAAAAGCAAGTTGCTTCTTCTTGTAGTCGGTCTGATTGTAGGAGGAAGTGGCTGGTATACCCACACGCAATTGAATCAAATCCAAAGTAGCGTGGTTGCAGTGTCCCTCGTTCCTGCGATGCAAGGAAATGTTGAAAATAGCGTGACGGAAACCGGGACGATCGAACTCGGTGGACAGCAAGTTCTCAGAGCGCCAAGTGAAGTCACCGTTGAGCAGGTAAATGTCAGAGAAGGGCAACGAGTCCGCAAAGGGCAAGCATTGGTTGTTCTGAGAAATCGACAAGCTCAGGAACAGTTCAAAGAACAACTGGGGGAAAACGCCAAAGCAGAACTTGATCTGTCTCGCACTCGTGCTAAGGTGACCGATGCTGCCCAAAAACTACAAGAGGCTAAAGATGATCCGGATCTCGCTCGAAGTCGGGAAAAAGTTGTAGAGGTACAAGCTCAAGTCAGAGCGGCTGAAACTCGATTCAAAGAATCTCAGGCACTATTGCAGAAAGGATTTATCTCAGCAACCGAGCTACAAACCGATAAAACGACGCTCGATACGACAAAATCAACGCTGAGAGATACGGAAATTGCCGCATTCAAAGCACAGCGCGAACATCAAAATAGAGTTGCAGCGGCTCAATCTGCACTCGATGATGCTCAAATTACTCTAGACAAAGCTGAAATTGATATTCAAAAAGGACGAGAGAGATTAGAAGGACTACAGCGGCAATTGAGCGATCGATTAGTTACGGCTCCCATTAACGGTGTAGTTCTCAGAGTTAATGTTCGCAACGGGGATGGAATTAGAACTGAAAGCCCGATTTTAGCGATCGGTGATCCGAATCAAGAAACAATCCGCATTCAACTGACCACGCTAAATGCTGCAAAAGTGCAAGTCAATCAACCCGCACGAGTGAGCCTAATGGGACCTCAGATGCAGCAATTTACTGGAAAAGTCATTAGCCTCTCTCCGCAAGCCACTGTACCGGGAGCGCAGTTTGGTGATGCAGCAGGTATCCAACCCGGACAGCAAGCTAAAGTCGAAGCCAAAATTGTTCTCGACAAGCCAAGCAATACTCTCATTCCGGGGAGTTCTGTCAGCGTTGAGATCATTACCGAACAGCGTCAAAATGTCGTCTTTGTTCCACCCGAAGCTGTTCAACGCACCGAAGAGCCTCCCTTTGTCTGGGTTAAAGATCAAAACCGAGCTAAGAAACAACCGATTCAGATTGGCTTGCAAGGCTTACAAGGCATCGAAGTGACTCAAGGACTGAAATCGGGCGATGAAGTGGTCATTCCACAGCCAAATGCTCAGATTCAGGCTGGAAATTTGCTCAATACTAATCCTCAACCCGTTCCATCTCCTTAA
- a CDS encoding phycobilisome degradation protein (similar to AA sequence:cyanobase_aa:LBDG_22880): MNPSIELTLEQEFSLIEFTDQARRMSREQAQEFLIVQHRLILAQKTMYLMLLRQEWELEPNLTNR; encoded by the coding sequence ATGAATCCATCGATCGAACTTACGCTAGAGCAAGAATTCAGCCTCATAGAGTTCACCGATCAAGCTCGCCGGATGTCCCGTGAGCAAGCTCAAGAATTTCTGATTGTGCAGCATCGGCTCATTCTAGCCCAGAAAACGATGTATTTAATGCTTCTAAGGCAGGAATGGGAATTGGAGCCAAATCTCACTAATCGTTAA
- a CDS encoding pentapeptide repeat-containing protein (similar to AA sequence:cyanobase_aa:LBDG_22870), producing the protein MNAQEIVELYATGQRDFSHVKLVHACLTEAKLVGAKLIGAELFERN; encoded by the coding sequence ATGAATGCTCAAGAAATTGTAGAACTCTATGCAACAGGGCAACGAGATTTTAGTCATGTCAAACTCGTTCACGCCTGCTTGACAGAGGCAAAGCTGGTTGGGGCAAAGCTAATTGGAGCTGAGTTATTTGAAAGGAACTAA
- a CDS encoding putative RNA polymerase sigma-E factor (similar to AA sequence:cyanobase_aa:RPA1819) produces the protein MNFLSLYQPSPRRTDSAMQSDETLPQIAQRDSAAFAELYRRNLRAVYRYHFSRVSNIDDAQDLTAQTFLAAQEAISSFQGRGKFLTWLMGIASRKAADYFRRKRITLPLEAARQVEDHSIAPEAFANQQLSLEQVAQALRHLTADRAEAIALQIFSGLSVAEVGQIMGKSEAAVKMLVCRALKDLRKHLETTCESPDEF, from the coding sequence ATGAATTTTCTCTCACTTTACCAGCCCAGTCCGAGGCGGACAGACTCTGCTATGCAGTCGGATGAGACTTTACCTCAAATCGCACAACGCGACTCAGCCGCATTTGCTGAACTTTACCGCCGAAACCTCAGAGCAGTCTACCGTTACCATTTCTCAAGAGTGAGTAATATCGATGATGCTCAAGATTTGACGGCTCAAACGTTTTTGGCAGCCCAAGAAGCAATCTCAAGCTTTCAAGGGCGAGGAAAGTTCTTAACCTGGTTGATGGGCATTGCCTCTCGTAAGGCTGCTGATTACTTCCGTCGTAAACGGATTACTTTACCGTTAGAAGCAGCAAGGCAGGTCGAAGATCACTCAATTGCACCCGAAGCATTTGCCAATCAGCAATTGTCTTTAGAGCAGGTTGCTCAAGCATTGCGTCATCTCACTGCTGATCGAGCCGAAGCGATCGCTCTGCAAATCTTTAGTGGGTTGAGCGTTGCTGAAGTCGGGCAGATCATGGGGAAAAGCGAGGCGGCTGTCAAAATGCTCGTTTGTCGCGCCCTGAAGGATCTCCGTAAACATCTAGAAACAACTTGTGAGTCACCCGATGAATTCTAA
- a CDS encoding putative 4-oxalocrotonate tautomerase (similar to AA sequence:cyanobase_aa:cce_0691) — protein sequence MPYINIQITQGATRAQKAQLVQEVTASLVRILGKKPEHTHIVIQEIAEENWGFSGLLTDDWKEQQQQ from the coding sequence ATGCCGTACATCAATATTCAGATTACACAAGGAGCAACGAGAGCGCAGAAAGCTCAACTGGTTCAGGAAGTAACTGCTTCACTCGTCCGCATTCTGGGCAAGAAACCAGAGCACACCCACATTGTTATCCAGGAGATTGCTGAGGAAAACTGGGGCTTCTCTGGTCTCTTAACCGATGATTGGAAAGAACAACAGCAACAGTAG
- a CDS encoding drug exporter-1 ABC transporter (DrugE1) family, ATP-binding protein (similar to AA sequence:cyanobase_aa:sync_2130), whose amino-acid sequence MNTAISIRNLTKQYGKLTVLNNLTLDVPHGSIFGFLGPNGAGKSTTIRILAGLSQATSGNASVNEVPVTSAGLHRRYLGYIAQEPKFYGWMTGREVLEYAASYHFRDGVSKQRIDSLLERVGIAHAGNRACRTYSGGMRQRLGIAQALIGKPAVVILDEPVSAMDPIGRAEVLDLMRDLRGETTVFYSTHILEDVQRLSDYVAILDRGTLITTAPTRELLSSFNRGTLRVTFANADNEVMTALKKIPGVIDCTLTEQYENIVVYAVQAEENAVPQVQLALTHFASDRDLPLLTNDLLKMDLETVFLQLLGAQTSKPQLV is encoded by the coding sequence ATGAACACTGCTATTTCGATTCGCAATCTGACGAAGCAATACGGGAAGCTAACGGTTCTAAACAATCTCACGCTGGATGTTCCACATGGCTCAATTTTCGGATTCTTGGGACCGAACGGAGCTGGAAAAAGTACGACGATTCGGATTCTCGCAGGGTTGAGTCAAGCGACCAGTGGTAATGCAAGTGTGAATGAGGTTCCGGTGACATCGGCAGGCTTACATCGTCGCTATCTGGGTTACATTGCTCAAGAGCCGAAATTCTATGGCTGGATGACCGGACGAGAAGTTTTAGAATATGCTGCCAGCTATCATTTTAGAGATGGAGTTTCAAAGCAACGGATTGATAGTTTGCTGGAACGAGTCGGAATCGCTCATGCTGGAAATCGAGCTTGTCGAACCTATTCGGGCGGAATGCGGCAACGATTGGGAATTGCTCAAGCATTGATTGGTAAACCTGCGGTGGTGATTCTGGATGAGCCAGTATCCGCAATGGATCCGATTGGACGCGCAGAAGTACTAGATCTGATGCGGGATTTGCGGGGAGAAACTACGGTTTTTTACTCGACACACATTCTCGAAGATGTGCAGCGATTGAGTGATTATGTTGCAATTCTCGATCGAGGAACCTTAATCACAACTGCTCCCACTCGTGAACTGTTGAGCAGCTTTAATCGTGGAACGCTGCGAGTAACTTTTGCGAATGCAGACAATGAAGTAATGACTGCACTGAAGAAGATTCCAGGTGTGATTGATTGTACTCTGACCGAACAGTATGAAAATATCGTGGTTTACGCTGTACAAGCGGAAGAAAATGCAGTGCCCCAAGTGCAGCTTGCTCTTACACATTTTGCATCAGATCGCGATCTCCCGCTCCTTACCAACGATCTCCTGAAGATGGATCTCGAAACGGTGTTCTTACAGCTATTGGGCGCACAGACAAGCAAGCCTCAATTGGTGTAA
- a CDS encoding hypothetical protein (similar to AA sequence:cyanobase_aa:LBDG_22850) has product MTKEKKGNREAKKPKANSQDTKKQKKDPKRYDGI; this is encoded by the coding sequence ATGACGAAAGAGAAAAAAGGCAATAGAGAAGCTAAAAAGCCGAAAGCAAACTCTCAAGATACGAAGAAACAGAAAAAAGACCCGAAAAGGTACGATGGAATATAA
- a CDS encoding IS1 transposase (similar to AA sequence:cyanobase_aa:Npun_R1644) codes for MQCPECQSTHIRKNGKRKGKQNHICVNCGRQFIDSYDPPKGYSEEVKRECLLMYTNGMGFRAIERVKGVHHTTLIYWVKQVSEQLPKAYAPDQIPEVGELETVVGSKKTKSGSRRQ; via the coding sequence ATGCAGTGCCCCGAATGCCAATCGACTCACATCCGCAAGAATGGAAAACGCAAAGGCAAGCAAAATCACATCTGTGTCAACTGCGGACGACAGTTTATCGACAGCTACGATCCGCCGAAAGGTTACTCGGAGGAAGTCAAACGCGAATGCCTGCTGATGTACACCAACGGCATGGGATTTCGGGCAATTGAAAGAGTCAAAGGCGTACATCACACCACATTAATCTACTGGGTCAAGCAAGTGAGTGAGCAATTGCCAAAAGCTTATGCTCCAGATCAAATCCCAGAGGTTGGCGAACTCGAAACGGTTGTCGGCTCGAAAAAAACAAAGTCTGGATCTCGACGGCAGTAG
- a CDS encoding hypothetical protein (similar to AA sequence:cyanobase_aa:NIES39_J01570) translates to MALSIDQLLKMTWRSILNDVARSGLTTIGVFMGVAAVSATLNVQSITNAQIEQKLSEREKPFIMPAVYPTDGSLPPPKFEEADVREIKQAIPIIRSISIMGTVGGIQGVQFEDKEVQSLDVRSVSLNYLDTTGRRMLQGRFFDRADFEQYRPVVIIDEKLATALFQGKSPLRQSIYAGGTRLTVIGVTQTKSDTTGTQTQGTLWLNDNFAAVTQGDSRFTALQISPHTLEQIPELRQRLEQFLMQRYPQMSVFLNDNATDLLKEKETQAITARSLLVIGLIALTISGVGIANITIAAVIERTKEIGIRRAIGATQSEIMLQFVMEAVLLSVIGGVSAIAVSHSLTQVATTTVIKVPYQFSIQDAGLAMGSAVVVGVGSSFLPALRTSKIDIIKALRSE, encoded by the coding sequence ATGGCACTTTCAATTGATCAACTGCTCAAGATGACTTGGCGATCGATTCTCAATGATGTGGCTCGTTCTGGACTCACCACGATCGGGGTTTTTATGGGTGTCGCTGCGGTCAGTGCAACTCTGAATGTTCAATCGATTACGAATGCTCAAATCGAACAGAAACTATCTGAACGCGAAAAGCCTTTTATTATGCCTGCGGTCTATCCGACCGATGGTTCGCTCCCGCCGCCGAAGTTTGAAGAAGCAGACGTGCGAGAGATCAAGCAAGCGATTCCGATCATCCGATCAATTAGCATTATGGGCACAGTGGGCGGAATTCAAGGCGTTCAGTTTGAAGACAAAGAGGTTCAATCTTTGGATGTTCGCAGTGTCTCTCTGAACTATCTCGATACCACTGGACGCAGAATGCTTCAGGGACGATTCTTCGATCGAGCCGATTTTGAACAATACCGCCCCGTTGTGATCATTGATGAAAAACTCGCAACTGCTTTATTTCAAGGAAAAAGCCCTTTACGACAATCGATCTACGCAGGTGGAACTCGATTAACGGTGATTGGTGTGACTCAAACAAAATCTGATACGACTGGAACGCAAACCCAGGGAACGCTTTGGCTGAATGATAATTTTGCTGCGGTGACACAAGGAGATTCACGTTTTACAGCTTTGCAGATTAGTCCTCATACGCTCGAACAGATCCCTGAACTGCGCCAGCGTCTTGAACAATTTCTGATGCAACGCTATCCGCAAATGAGCGTTTTTCTTAACGACAATGCAACTGATTTGTTGAAGGAAAAGGAAACCCAAGCGATTACGGCTCGATCGCTGCTCGTGATCGGTTTAATTGCTCTAACGATTAGTGGTGTCGGAATTGCTAATATCACGATCGCGGCTGTGATCGAAAGAACCAAAGAAATCGGGATTCGTCGCGCCATTGGAGCTACACAGTCTGAGATTATGCTGCAATTTGTCATGGAAGCGGTCTTGCTGAGTGTCATTGGAGGAGTGAGCGCGATCGCAGTTTCTCACAGCCTCACGCAAGTTGCAACCACAACCGTCATCAAAGTTCCCTATCAATTCTCGATTCAAGATGCTGGACTCGCAATGGGATCTGCCGTTGTGGTTGGAGTCGGTTCTAGCTTTCTGCCAGCATTACGAACTTCAAAAATTGACATCATCAAAGCCTTGCGGAGTGAATAG
- a CDS encoding ABC transporter ATP-binding protein (similar to AA sequence:cyanobase_aa:LBDG_29280), with amino-acid sequence MSQSTIIHLEAVSKIYGIGDTTVHALAGIDLTIEQGEYCSIMGASGSGKSTMMNMIGCLDRPTTGRYFLNGEDVAQLRDRALAHIRNQKLGFVFQQFHLLPQLTALENVMLPLIYANVPLPERRDRATEALIKVGLEQRLQNRPTQLSGGQQQRVAIARAIVNRPVLLLADELTGALDSTTTQEILNIFTELNASGMTVIMVTHEPEVARSTQRVIWFKDGRVLIPIDTN; translated from the coding sequence ATGTCACAGTCTACGATTATTCATCTAGAAGCAGTGTCTAAAATCTACGGAATCGGAGATACGACTGTTCATGCCTTAGCAGGAATTGATTTGACCATTGAGCAGGGCGAATACTGCTCAATTATGGGTGCATCTGGTTCTGGTAAATCGACGATGATGAACATGATTGGTTGTCTCGATCGACCGACAACCGGACGCTACTTTCTAAATGGAGAGGACGTTGCTCAACTGAGAGATCGCGCTTTAGCTCACATTCGTAATCAGAAGTTAGGCTTTGTGTTTCAGCAGTTCCATTTACTCCCGCAATTAACAGCGCTGGAGAATGTGATGCTACCGCTGATTTATGCCAATGTTCCTTTGCCGGAGAGACGCGATCGAGCAACGGAAGCCTTAATCAAAGTCGGGTTAGAGCAGCGATTACAGAATAGACCGACGCAACTATCAGGCGGACAGCAGCAACGGGTGGCAATTGCAAGAGCGATCGTTAATCGTCCAGTCCTACTGCTTGCAGATGAACTGACTGGGGCGCTTGATTCCACGACCACCCAGGAGATTTTGAACATTTTCACAGAATTGAATGCGAGTGGAATGACGGTAATCATGGTGACGCATGAGCCAGAAGTTGCTCGATCGACTCAGCGCGTCATTTGGTTCAAAGATGGTCGAGTGTTGATCCCGATTGATACGAATTGA
- a CDS encoding integral membrane sensor signal transduction histidine kinase (similar to AA sequence:cyanobase_aa:Npun_R2421), whose translation MFKRLVVIKSWLHLQPHPFRLLLYLEWILLGLSTFKIFGFPAWFQPSLWDGKTHSWGRPAFWNGSEHFAQISVKPTDAVTILSLLLAFGLMGFGLPTTKIGKWIYTSVALGILGAIATVQGWGLDSLSPLFLIVLLRSCLMFQKRDRWIMAGLMWCIYPITLFPFLLVWVLLHPAIRSKAEFASSDWLTFLPNGGARLNAEFSPEQMNKFFAFVQDFILFLLADSLLSFGLILVFVLLIVSSVVNERNGRRKLAQAHEQLYQYSIQIEDQATLQERTRIARDIHDSLGHLLTTQNVLLQNASLSLESDPNEAKTFLDQSRQISSDALRELRQSIKLLRSDPMEGRSLSDAIASLAQDFHRATGLRPTVRIDTPITLPTRIQIATYRIIEEALTNIQKYSNATQVTVQLKLESTQKTCHLLLQIEDNGQGFQIEQNATGFGLRGMQERAESLSGTFAIVTSPGAGCKVCASFPLPQVIL comes from the coding sequence ATGTTCAAACGTCTTGTTGTGATCAAATCTTGGCTGCATTTACAACCGCATCCGTTTCGGCTGTTGTTGTATTTAGAGTGGATTTTACTCGGACTCTCGACATTCAAAATCTTTGGCTTTCCAGCCTGGTTCCAACCTTCACTTTGGGACGGGAAAACTCACAGTTGGGGTAGACCTGCATTTTGGAATGGCTCAGAACACTTTGCACAAATCAGCGTCAAGCCTACCGATGCCGTCACGATTTTGAGTCTTTTACTCGCGTTTGGACTGATGGGATTTGGACTCCCGACTACAAAGATTGGCAAGTGGATTTATACGTCTGTTGCTTTAGGGATTCTAGGCGCGATCGCAACCGTTCAAGGCTGGGGACTCGATTCTCTTTCGCCCTTATTTCTGATTGTTCTACTCCGCAGTTGCCTGATGTTTCAGAAGCGCGATCGCTGGATCATGGCAGGCTTAATGTGGTGCATCTATCCGATTACCTTATTTCCGTTCCTGCTCGTTTGGGTGCTGCTGCATCCTGCCATTCGTTCTAAAGCAGAATTTGCATCCTCGGATTGGCTCACATTTCTACCCAATGGTGGCGCTCGGCTGAATGCTGAATTTAGTCCAGAACAAATGAACAAGTTCTTTGCCTTTGTTCAAGATTTCATTCTGTTCTTATTAGCAGATAGTTTACTTTCTTTCGGATTGATTCTCGTGTTTGTGCTGCTGATTGTTAGCTCTGTTGTGAATGAGCGCAATGGGCGACGTAAACTCGCACAGGCACACGAGCAGCTTTATCAGTATTCGATTCAGATCGAAGACCAAGCAACCTTGCAAGAACGCACTCGCATTGCTCGCGATATTCATGACTCTCTAGGGCATCTACTGACCACTCAGAATGTGCTGCTGCAAAATGCCTCTCTTTCCCTAGAGTCTGATCCAAACGAAGCAAAGACCTTTCTTGATCAAAGCCGCCAAATCTCATCCGATGCCCTGAGAGAGCTACGGCAATCGATCAAACTGCTGCGCTCTGACCCGATGGAAGGTCGATCGCTCAGTGACGCGATCGCATCTCTCGCTCAAGACTTTCACCGCGCCACAGGTCTACGTCCAACTGTCCGTATCGACACCCCAATCACGTTACCGACTCGAATTCAAATCGCAACCTACCGCATCATCGAAGAAGCTCTAACCAACATCCAGAAATATAGCAATGCTACTCAAGTCACCGTTCAACTTAAACTAGAATCGACTCAAAAAACGTGTCATCTTTTACTACAAATCGAGGATAATGGGCAGGGGTTCCAAATTGAACAGAATGCGACTGGATTTGGACTACGCGGAATGCAAGAGCGGGCTGAAAGCTTGAGCGGAACTTTCGCGATCGTCACTTCTCCCGGAGCAGGTTGCAAAGTGTGTGCATCGTTTCCACTCCCTCAAGTCATTTTATGA
- a CDS encoding S-layer domain-containing protein (similar to AA sequence:cyanobase_aa:Npun_F4027) translates to MNRKLGIVITSAILLTSTIVPNVAIARSPNNRSSSIVSFQEATIPRGTRIPVQHDNDKIVIAPSEKRSLTLTVRDSVIRNNRLVIPAGTRIEGELRPAGDGSRFVAQTLVFRDGQRIEINARSGIVTRRETVRRSPRVGKVLTNAGIGAAAAAIIAGITGDRKIDALEVIGGAALGGATSFALNNRQTEVISIRPNEDLTLELRSDLALR, encoded by the coding sequence GTGAACCGCAAGTTAGGCATCGTAATCACAAGTGCTATCTTACTCACCAGCACAATCGTTCCAAATGTCGCGATCGCTCGATCTCCCAACAATCGGAGTAGTTCGATCGTCAGTTTCCAAGAAGCGACGATCCCCAGAGGAACACGCATCCCTGTCCAGCATGACAACGATAAGATTGTGATTGCACCTTCGGAAAAGCGATCGCTAACCCTGACCGTCCGCGATAGCGTTATTCGCAACAATCGTTTAGTCATCCCCGCAGGCACTCGAATCGAGGGAGAACTACGACCTGCCGGGGACGGAAGTCGATTTGTGGCTCAAACTTTAGTATTTCGAGATGGACAGCGGATTGAGATCAATGCTCGTTCTGGGATTGTGACTCGTCGCGAAACGGTTCGCAGAAGTCCCAGAGTTGGGAAAGTGCTAACGAATGCAGGGATTGGAGCAGCAGCAGCGGCAATCATCGCAGGGATTACGGGCGATCGTAAAATTGATGCCCTAGAAGTGATCGGTGGAGCAGCACTTGGAGGAGCAACCAGTTTTGCACTGAACAATCGTCAAACTGAAGTGATTTCGATTCGACCGAATGAAGATTTGACGCTTGAACTTCGCTCTGATTTGGCACTGCGGTAG
- a CDS encoding glycosyl transferase family 28 (similar to AA sequence:cyanobase_aa:LBDG_52080) — MQRRNFLAINAHTSKASQRAAIEWAEGGLAACQGIDLLLVGVGGLLISLALAEKLKLPLIQAYIFPFTPTTRFPAVLFPQSISKLGGFVNWLSHHLFRQIMWQGSRTGDRLARQQVLGLPAAPFWGLYNSAYLQRYPVLYGFSLSIIAQPSDWHNTHVTGYWFLDEAPGWIPPAALVDFLQRGSLCRSGLAV, encoded by the coding sequence ATGCAGCGCCGAAATTTTCTTGCCATCAATGCCCATACCTCGAAAGCTTCCCAGCGTGCCGCGATCGAGTGGGCAGAGGGTGGATTAGCCGCTTGTCAGGGGATAGATCTGCTGCTGGTCGGTGTAGGAGGACTCCTCATCAGTCTCGCCCTTGCCGAAAAGTTGAAACTGCCATTGATTCAGGCGTATATCTTTCCGTTCACCCCGACGACCCGCTTTCCTGCTGTTCTTTTTCCTCAGTCCATTTCCAAACTTGGCGGATTTGTAAATTGGTTGTCCCACCATCTATTCCGACAGATCATGTGGCAGGGTTCTCGGACAGGCGATCGATTAGCGCGACAGCAGGTGCTAGGTTTGCCCGCTGCTCCATTTTGGGGACTTTACAATTCAGCTTATTTGCAGCGTTATCCGGTTCTCTATGGTTTCAGTCTATCCATTATTGCTCAACCCTCTGATTGGCATAATACTCATGTCACTGGATATTGGTTTTTGGATGAAGCGCCTGGTTGGATTCCACCCGCAGCCTTAGTAGATTTTCTACAAAGAGGGTCGCTGTGTAGGTCGGGTTTGGCAGTATGA
- a CDS encoding two component transcriptional regulator, LuxR family (similar to AA sequence:cyanobase_aa:Cyan7425_1401), which translates to MIRLLLVEDQIILRQGLKRLLEAQPDLQVVGEAENGQSAVEQAAQLQPDLILMDVRMPVMDGVTATQIICDRHPQIKIVIFTTFDDDAYVAQAIQQGAIGYLLKDTPAEDLAHALRAAYKGYTQLAPGLMKKVVSYSPPSQPLSQSDSLATLTPREREVLSLIATGANNREIAEILCITEKTVKNHVTSILSRLNLRDRTQAAVFAHSAALPES; encoded by the coding sequence ATGATTCGCTTACTACTCGTTGAAGATCAGATCATTCTTCGCCAAGGACTCAAACGTTTGCTAGAGGCGCAACCCGATCTGCAAGTCGTGGGCGAAGCAGAGAATGGACAGTCTGCGGTAGAACAAGCAGCACAGCTTCAACCTGATCTAATTTTGATGGATGTGCGGATGCCCGTGATGGATGGAGTGACGGCAACTCAAATCATCTGCGATCGACATCCCCAAATCAAAATCGTCATCTTCACGACCTTCGATGATGATGCGTATGTCGCGCAAGCCATTCAACAGGGTGCGATCGGTTATTTGCTAAAAGATACACCTGCGGAAGATTTAGCTCATGCGCTCCGAGCCGCATACAAAGGCTACACCCAGCTTGCACCGGGATTGATGAAAAAAGTCGTCTCCTACTCGCCTCCCAGTCAGCCTCTATCACAGTCGGATAGCTTGGCAACTCTGACTCCACGAGAACGAGAAGTACTAAGCTTGATTGCAACTGGGGCGAACAATCGCGAGATTGCTGAGATTCTGTGTATCACTGAAAAGACAGTAAAGAATCATGTTACCAGTATTTTGAGTCGCTTGAATTTGCGCGATCGGACTCAAGCCGCTGTGTTTGCTCATTCTGCCGCTCTACCCGAATCTTGA